The region CGCCAGCACCGCCTTCGAGATGCGGTCCGGATTCTCGAGCACTTCGGAGTGCGTGTTCGACGAGCCGATCGCGCTGACGATGCCTTCACCGACGCGGGCAATGATCGTCTCCTCGGTGGCGCCGCCGATCACCTGGTTGATGTTGGCCCGCACGGTGACACGTGCCTTGACCTTGAGCTGGATGCCGTTCTTGGCGACCGCATCGAGCGTGTCGCGCTGCGAGCTGCGCCCCGGGCAATCGATCACCTTGGGATATACGCTCGTCTGCACGGCTTCGAGCACGTTGCGACCGGCCAGGTCGATGGCCGTCGCCAGCTTGAAGGACAACTGGATATTCTTGGCCTTGTTCGCCGCGATGATCGAGCGAATCACCATCGGCACGTTGCCGCCGGCCAGATAGTGCGCCTCGAGCGCCCGGCTGGTGATGCCGGTCGATTCATCGAGCCCGGCCTGCACGGCCATGATCTTCGAACGGACAATCACCGTCGGGTTCACCTTGCGCAGCGTCATGCCGATCAGGTCGAGAATGCCGATGCTCGCGCCGGTCGTGACGGATTGAATCCACAACCGGAAATAGCGCGTGAACACCGCCAGAATTACCAGTGCCACGACCATCACGATGAAAAACACCGCGATGGAGACCCAAACAGCCGGGCTCTGGGCAAACAGTTCGAGCGGGATCATGGACCATCTCACGAGGCGCGGCGCGGTGCAGGAAATAACGCCGGGGAAGGCGTTTTTGCCTGCCCGGGCATTCGCTGGTGGTAGTGCAAGCGACCTGCGAAGTCAACCGCATTCGGTCGGTGGCCTGCCGCGCGAGCGGTCAGCTCAACGGATGCACGTCGGGATCGATGCCCAGGTGCTCGACCGGCTGCGACAACACGTCGTGCGGCGTGACCGGCCGCTCGGCGCCGGCGGCCAGCGTGCGCACGACGACACGGGTGCCCTGCACGGCGACGACTTCGAGCCACTCGCCCGGCTCGACGGCCACCCCTTCGGTCAAGGCGTCGTAGATCTGCCCCTCGACCTCGATCGCCCCGCTCGGCAGCATCTTGCTGGCCGCCCGGCCGCGCTTGCCGACCAGCGCCGCCAACTCGCGCCGCACCGGATCGTCGGGCCGCACTTCGTCCGAGGTCGGGATATCGAGCAACACGCGTTTCCCCATCCGCGTATGCGGCCAGACCTTGATCGCCGCGCTGATCGCCATGGGCAACAGCATCAAGATGGCGCCCGAGAACAGCAGGCCCACCTCGGTGCTGACCGAAAACGCGTAATACAGCGAGCCGGCGAACGCGGCGACGCAGCCCACGCTGAACAGACCCGCCGAGGGAATGAACAGCTCGAGCACGGCCAGTGCCAGGCCGACGGTCAACAGGATGATGGCCCAAAACAAATACATCGCGCGACGCGGAGTTCGAGAAACGGGTCCAGACGGTAGGAACGCAACGCCTCGGGCACACGAAATCGTACGCCCGGCATCAGTCTACCCGACCTGGCGGACCTGAACGCGGTTGCCGTGGACCGAAAGCACTTCGACCGTGGCACCCGCCGCGATGAACTCGCCCCCCGACAACACGTCGATCGCCCGGCCCTCGAAGCGGGCCTTGCCGCCGGGGGTGAGTTGGGTGGTCGTTACGCCGCGGCGGCCGAGCAGATGTTCGTAATGCGCCAGGGCCTCGCGAGCGGCAAGATCGTCGGCCGCCTCGCCGACCGGCGGGGCCAGGACCATGTCGTTGAGCACCGGCGCGTGCGGCAGCACGCGCCGCAAGGAAACGGCCAGGACGACGATCGACGCGGCGGCCGCCGCCACGACCAAAAGCGACTGGCTCGTTTGCACCAGTTGGTAATCGTTGCGCGGCCAGACGAACGTCTGGCTCGCCAGAATCAGCGAAGCCAGGACCAGCGCGATCCCGCCGAGACCAAAGATGCCGAAGCCCGGGAACACAAACAATTCGCACAACACACACACGACGCCCGCGACGAACAGGACCGCTTCGAGCCAACCCGCCGTGCCACCCAGAAAGCGGCTCCAGAAGAACAACAGCACGCAAACCAGCGCGATGAATCCGCCCACGCCAAGGCCGGGCGTGTGCAGCTCGGCCCACAGCGCTGCGCCGCCGATCACCAGCAACAAATAGGCGACGGCCGGCGACTTGAGCGCGCCGATCAGGAAATGAGCCCAGCCCGGCTCGACCAATTCCGGATCGTCCTCCAGGCCGTAAAGCCGCTTGAGCTCGTCGAACCGCGCGACCGTGTGATTGGCCAGTCCCAATCCGGCCGCGCGCTGCGCATCGAGCTTGAGCACCTCGCCGGCCACGCTGACGGCCTCGCCGCGTTGCCATTGATCGGCATCGGGCAGCGACTCGGCCTGTTCGGCATCGAAGTAATCGATATACCGCGTTTGCTGTTGCGTATAGCGGTAGACGGCCGGGCTCGGCGCCACCAGCGCCGCCCCCAACGCCGGGCTGCGAAACTTGCGCGTGAGCAAATGGCTGACGGCCTTCCGGGTGTCGTCGATTTCTTCCTGGCCGGAAAAGGCATAGGCTCCCTCGCCACCCAGCTCGGCGGTCGAGCGCAACACAATCTCGTCGCACGCCAGGACGATCATCGCGGCATCGCCCCGCGCCTCGCGATCGACGTAGGCCACCGTGCGGCAGGTGTTCGCATCGAGATCGGCCAGGAAATTGGCCAGCGCGAGGCTGTCTTTCGGCGAACCGCCCGGCGAGTCGATATTGAGAAACACGAGGTTTACCTTGCGCGCCTCGAGCGCCTCGGCGATCGTCCGCTCGACCTCGTTCACCAAGGCCGCATGCACCGGGCCTTCGATCGCCACACGCATCGCCCGCCACCCACCTTCAAGCGAGGGGTCAGGCTGCAG is a window of Pirellulales bacterium DNA encoding:
- the floA gene encoding flotillin-like protein FloA (flotillin-like protein involved in membrane lipid rafts); translated protein: MIPLELFAQSPAVWVSIAVFFIVMVVALVILAVFTRYFRLWIQSVTTGASIGILDLIGMTLRKVNPTVIVRSKIMAVQAGLDESTGITSRALEAHYLAGGNVPMVIRSIIAANKAKNIQLSFKLATAIDLAGRNVLEAVQTSVYPKVIDCPGRSSQRDTLDAVAKNGIQLKVKARVTVRANINQVIGGATEETIIARVGEGIVSAIGSSNTHSEVLENPDRISKAVLARKLDSQTAFEIVSIDIADIDVGDNVGARLQADQAEADTRVARAAAESRRAMAVAQEQEMMAKIEESRSKVVEAEAAVPLAIAESFRTGRLGIMDLYRLRNLQADTDMRRSIAGGPDLGSKGTSA